A part of Candidatus Moraniibacteriota bacterium genomic DNA contains:
- a CDS encoding glycosyltransferase family 39 protein has product MSHLALTFRKVPWTIWVLAGILVIGIFVRTYHFHDWLRFNADQSRDAGIVSSVIEGETSLPLLGPKAGGTDFRLGSAFYMFQIVSAKIFGDRPDVMAYPDLLSSILSIPLLYCFLRLYFERKTSLLLTTVFAVSFYAVKYSRFAWNPNSLPFWTLLFFYALHRLVLLAGKAEKKWAVLLGIALGIGMQLHTLTLIMLPIATVTAFGYLALYRRKGIGKLFLIVSAMALLLNVGQIASEFQTGGENVSAFFSGVGKKQEKGNGLVRNITKDTVCFVQSSVYILTSHDSSDTCDTKSIGTEKNGAFFLGGLILFVGGILLAIRAFRREEDSSRRYFLVINLLFLLLSFLLLIPLANEISMRFFLMIVFIPFVMLGLWFEFLSEKFPRYAFSVAALLSSALVLSNMYAVRQSFVEYASYLDEHSMAGMDNVLLREVEEAADFIAHNAGSSKTVSLGGDSKYLFKALKSIRYYTERQGIDIIQQGKKDSENFPVFLVDNTKQNEKTLKKYPAVIDWKITGRFTIFRLP; this is encoded by the coding sequence ATGAGCCATCTTGCTCTCACATTTCGGAAAGTACCATGGACGATCTGGGTGCTTGCAGGAATTCTCGTTATTGGAATTTTTGTTCGGACCTATCATTTTCATGACTGGCTTCGTTTCAATGCTGATCAGTCACGAGATGCTGGAATCGTGAGCAGTGTTATTGAAGGAGAAACATCGCTTCCGCTTCTTGGACCGAAGGCTGGTGGAACGGACTTTCGGCTTGGTTCGGCTTTTTACATGTTTCAGATTGTTTCCGCTAAGATATTTGGGGATCGTCCGGATGTGATGGCGTATCCAGATCTTCTGAGTTCTATCCTCTCTATTCCACTTCTCTATTGTTTTCTTCGGCTCTACTTCGAGAGAAAGACATCGCTCCTTCTCACGACCGTTTTTGCAGTTTCTTTCTACGCGGTGAAATACTCACGATTCGCCTGGAATCCGAATTCATTGCCGTTTTGGACACTCCTTTTCTTCTATGCATTGCATCGCCTCGTGCTTCTTGCTGGAAAGGCGGAGAAGAAATGGGCGGTTCTTCTCGGTATTGCGCTCGGCATTGGCATGCAGCTTCATACGCTGACCCTTATCATGCTTCCGATTGCAACAGTCACTGCCTTCGGATATCTCGCTCTCTATCGCCGGAAGGGAATTGGAAAGTTGTTCTTGATAGTTTCTGCGATGGCGCTATTGTTGAATGTTGGACAGATAGCGAGTGAGTTTCAAACCGGCGGAGAGAATGTATCGGCATTTTTTTCCGGAGTTGGCAAAAAACAGGAGAAGGGAAATGGACTTGTCCGAAATATTACAAAAGATACGGTGTGTTTTGTGCAGAGCAGTGTCTATATTTTGACATCGCATGATAGTTCCGATACGTGTGATACGAAGAGCATCGGAACTGAGAAGAACGGCGCGTTCTTTCTTGGGGGGCTTATTCTCTTTGTTGGTGGAATATTGCTTGCAATTCGCGCATTTCGGCGTGAAGAAGATTCTTCTCGGCGATACTTTCTTGTTATTAATCTTTTGTTTCTTTTGCTTTCATTTCTCCTTCTTATACCGCTTGCCAATGAGATATCCATGCGATTCTTCCTTATGATAGTATTTATTCCATTTGTCATGCTTGGATTGTGGTTTGAATTTCTGTCGGAGAAATTTCCTCGATACGCTTTCTCTGTAGCGGCGCTTCTTTCTTCCGCGCTCGTCCTTTCCAATATGTACGCCGTGAGACAATCGTTTGTCGAATATGCTTCGTATTTGGATGAACATTCAATGGCTGGCATGGATAATGTCTTGCTTCGCGAAGTTGAAGAAGCGGCTGATTTTATTGCCCATAATGCTGGAAGTTCGAAAACCGTGTCTCTTGGCGGGGATTCAAAGTACCTCTTCAAGGCACTGAAGTCCATTCGTTATTATACAGAGAGGCAGGGTATCGATATTATTCAGCAGGGGAAAAAGGACTCTGAAAATTTTCCGGTGTTTCTGGTTGATAATACAAAGCAAAATGAAAAAACTCTTAAGAAATATCCCGCTGTGATAGACTGGAAGATAACCGGGCGATTCACGATATTTAGGTTGCCATGA
- a CDS encoding ChbG/HpnK family deacetylase has protein sequence MMKQINMIFTADDFGISQKADDRILKLAEAGVLDRVAVMTRGTATKEALSRLARSGVKIDLHAELRDDIDPNRTLKAGALGRIVVFMKSFLFGENRVSLVEQRWDMQVRDFHTLFGKYPDGLNSHEHTHFFPLYFGMFLRIAKKYNISFVRFGRESFSGNTAVSTILNVLRFVERRAFSQSGLASSDALVSFDWIGSFDMLDTYPKDKTIEILFHPERDEEMEFLEQNFLL, from the coding sequence ATGATGAAGCAGATAAACATGATATTTACCGCCGATGATTTCGGCATTAGCCAGAAGGCGGATGACCGGATTCTCAAGCTTGCCGAAGCGGGTGTGCTCGATCGTGTTGCAGTCATGACAAGGGGAACAGCGACGAAAGAAGCATTGAGCAGACTCGCGCGTTCAGGTGTCAAAATCGATCTCCATGCCGAATTGCGCGATGATATCGATCCCAACCGGACGCTCAAGGCTGGTGCTTTGGGAAGAATTGTCGTTTTTATGAAGAGTTTTTTGTTTGGCGAGAATCGTGTTTCCCTCGTGGAGCAGCGCTGGGATATGCAGGTACGGGATTTTCACACGCTCTTTGGCAAGTACCCCGATGGATTGAACTCGCATGAACACACACATTTTTTTCCATTGTATTTTGGAATGTTTCTGCGGATTGCAAAGAAGTATAATATTTCCTTCGTTCGATTTGGGAGGGAATCCTTTTCGGGAAATACGGCCGTATCTACTATTTTGAATGTGCTTCGTTTTGTGGAGAGGCGCGCCTTCTCTCAATCAGGACTTGCCTCATCGGACGCTCTAGTGAGTTTTGATTGGATAGGGTCGTTCGATATGCTTGATACCTACCCGAAAGACAAAACTATTGAAATCTTGTTTCACCCGGAGCGAGACGAAGAGATGGAGTTTCTCGAGCAAAACTTTCTTTTGTAA
- a CDS encoding glycosyltransferase family 39 protein, with protein sequence MRTVTLFIERIRNEKRLQYILLAGIVILGIFLRTFHFQSWMEFSPDQARDATLIGEVISGQEPLPLLGAESGNTRFDLGPMPYHWQYLSGLLFGSEPYNLAYPDLIFSILAIVLFFFLMQKYFTAEISLLLTLLMSVSFFIVKYSRFAWNPNAAPFFSLLFVFSLLAAIDPKNKGKLLWPALIGTSMGVAIQLHTLFIFILPVVAGVGFLLWIQRGLFSWRGIFLLLACFLAMNWAQIYRDVNHNYSNSNRFLKALTNTSSGSSESAFSRNIDEATACEVQSGVYMLSSWGNLGKCEPWEVVLRQHDVEIRATFVFGVLLIFGGYVLFGRYLWQEIDDRRRDFLLILAVYAVVSFVISIPIITQVSTRYYITSFFLPFVLVGLWMKFLSGRFGKTSVIFAIAMASFFLLLLAGNVRSLSVWSWKLAHGSASDSKTVFYTEMRDIMSYMEATLPQRDIGLLGSHDSMSRFFKPLNYLAEHDKVSLVDLSNKHREPQGKFFYIGESIPESDLQSMTSYKGYRLEGHRIFGQIMVLTLYAD encoded by the coding sequence ATGCGCACGGTGACACTCTTTATTGAAAGAATTCGAAATGAAAAGCGACTGCAGTATATTCTCCTTGCCGGTATCGTTATTCTCGGGATATTTCTGCGGACATTTCACTTTCAATCGTGGATGGAATTTTCTCCAGATCAGGCGCGTGACGCGACGCTCATTGGTGAGGTGATTTCCGGTCAGGAGCCACTCCCGCTTCTCGGTGCAGAGTCTGGAAACACAAGATTCGATCTCGGTCCCATGCCCTATCACTGGCAGTATCTCTCCGGACTGCTTTTTGGTTCTGAGCCGTACAATTTGGCATACCCAGATCTCATATTCTCAATTCTTGCAATTGTTCTCTTCTTCTTTTTGATGCAAAAATACTTTACTGCGGAGATTTCGCTTCTCTTGACGCTGCTTATGAGCGTCTCCTTCTTTATCGTGAAGTATTCTCGATTTGCTTGGAATCCCAATGCGGCGCCGTTCTTCTCACTTCTCTTTGTTTTCTCACTTCTTGCAGCGATCGATCCAAAAAACAAAGGGAAACTATTGTGGCCAGCACTCATCGGCACTTCAATGGGGGTTGCTATTCAGCTACATACGCTTTTTATCTTTATTCTTCCTGTGGTTGCTGGAGTAGGATTTCTTTTGTGGATACAGCGCGGACTGTTTTCTTGGCGAGGGATATTCCTTTTGCTCGCCTGTTTCCTTGCTATGAACTGGGCGCAGATATATCGCGATGTGAATCATAACTATTCGAATTCGAATCGCTTCTTGAAGGCGCTCACGAATACTTCTTCTGGAAGTAGTGAAAGTGCTTTTTCGAGGAATATAGACGAGGCAACCGCATGTGAAGTACAGTCGGGTGTCTATATGCTCTCATCGTGGGGGAATCTCGGGAAATGTGAACCGTGGGAAGTGGTATTACGGCAACATGATGTTGAAATACGAGCAACCTTTGTTTTTGGAGTTCTCCTTATTTTCGGTGGGTACGTTTTGTTTGGTCGGTATTTGTGGCAAGAAATTGATGATCGACGGCGTGACTTTCTCCTCATCCTCGCCGTGTATGCAGTGGTATCTTTTGTGATAAGTATTCCAATTATCACTCAGGTCTCTACTCGATACTATATCACCTCGTTCTTTCTTCCGTTTGTGCTTGTCGGATTGTGGATGAAATTCTTGAGTGGCAGATTTGGGAAAACAAGCGTTATCTTCGCAATTGCTATGGCATCATTTTTTCTCCTTCTACTTGCAGGAAATGTCCGATCGCTTTCTGTGTGGTCATGGAAACTTGCGCACGGATCAGCAAGTGATTCCAAAACGGTATTTTATACGGAGATGCGTGACATAATGAGTTATATGGAAGCAACTTTGCCACAGCGAGATATCGGACTTCTCGGGAGCCATGATTCCATGTCGAGATTTTTCAAGCCACTCAACTATCTTGCAGAGCATGATAAGGTTTCGCTTGTTGATCTCTCCAATAAGCATCGGGAACCTCAAGGGAAGTTTTTCTATATAGGTGAATCTATACCCGAATCAGACTTGCAATCGATGACATCTTACAAAGGGTACCGATTGGAAGGGCATCGAATATTCGGACAGATTATGGTTCTCACACTATACGCTGATTGA
- a CDS encoding glycosyltransferase family 39 protein — protein MVFPKFQWSPRITLVFLLGVIVIINLSFGLPRIARFSAVDEHLWTYDRVPRFWRAVEKGDWRKTDINDKPGITIALVSGVGLLFSDPVSHESARTAEKDAVALDQVYRIDASFRFPVYIFSLCMIPVFFFLIWRLFEDRWIAFFATAFTFLSPILLGISLIVNPDSFLWLFLPCSLISFLVFLKREVYGYALLSGFFLGLALLTKYVATILFPFLFLSIFLARIFPLQKQTAVSTDGVSHRKALRIGILGYSVMILASIATITIFYPAVWVSFNMLLQTTFLSRPMASIWPFLLAGILGVSVEVFPLKAFISRRVVHALSRYRNLCGAMVASLFLVAMLFVFANVYMGMRWIDFPSLLAVPKASGVWNISDLFAGALTGLYGLVFGITPVVLAFFILAVTLLISIKHTSSQNQQNQLTTLILLIFISIYYLASAVNFVDATVRYQISLYPLASIIAAIGVVQWYKWTRTRFRADISVIAIVIIACSSGSLLLIRPYFFSYASSFLPRQYILNMKDMGNGSYEASQYLNALPEAERLSIWTDKVAVCEHFVGRCSYSIKQKNLQEQHFDYFVLSFGRRQKSLGFTNLRQVTDADFLRAMTFYDSDNFEGQSIFIGGRTANFVKIIRNNSTASDYL, from the coding sequence ATGGTATTTCCGAAATTTCAGTGGAGTCCCCGGATTACTCTGGTATTCCTTCTCGGTGTTATCGTTATCATAAATCTTTCGTTTGGATTGCCTCGTATTGCGCGATTCTCTGCTGTTGATGAACATCTCTGGACCTATGATCGAGTGCCGAGATTTTGGCGAGCGGTTGAGAAGGGTGACTGGAGAAAGACTGATATTAACGACAAGCCAGGTATCACCATCGCGCTTGTCTCGGGTGTGGGACTTCTCTTCTCTGATCCTGTATCACATGAATCCGCTCGTACTGCAGAGAAAGATGCGGTCGCTTTGGACCAAGTATATCGTATTGATGCATCGTTTCGATTTCCGGTGTATATATTTTCGCTTTGCATGATTCCGGTTTTCTTTTTTCTGATCTGGCGGCTTTTTGAGGATAGGTGGATTGCATTTTTTGCGACAGCCTTCACGTTTCTCTCTCCAATCCTTCTTGGCATATCGCTCATTGTGAATCCCGATTCTTTTCTGTGGCTATTTCTTCCATGTTCATTGATCAGCTTCCTCGTCTTTCTCAAGAGGGAGGTGTATGGCTATGCTCTCTTGAGCGGCTTTTTCCTTGGGCTTGCTTTGCTTACAAAGTATGTTGCCACGATTCTCTTTCCGTTCCTTTTCCTTTCAATATTTTTGGCTCGAATATTCCCGCTACAAAAGCAGACCGCGGTTTCTACCGATGGCGTATCTCACAGGAAGGCTTTGCGAATCGGGATTTTGGGATATTCTGTGATGATTCTTGCTTCGATTGCTACGATTACAATATTCTATCCCGCTGTCTGGGTATCGTTTAATATGCTTCTCCAGACGACATTTCTGAGTCGCCCAATGGCATCAATATGGCCGTTTCTCCTCGCAGGTATCTTGGGTGTTTCAGTCGAAGTTTTTCCTCTGAAAGCATTCATCTCTAGAAGAGTAGTACATGCACTCTCTCGATATCGAAATTTATGTGGAGCAATGGTTGCTAGTCTTTTTTTGGTCGCCATGCTCTTTGTCTTTGCAAACGTTTATATGGGTATGCGATGGATAGATTTCCCTTCTCTCCTTGCTGTACCGAAGGCGTCGGGGGTGTGGAACATTTCTGACCTTTTTGCAGGCGCCTTGACCGGACTTTATGGACTTGTATTTGGAATAACTCCAGTAGTGCTTGCCTTTTTTATTTTAGCAGTGACGCTCCTTATCTCCATCAAACATACCTCATCTCAAAACCAACAGAATCAATTGACGACGCTCATCCTTCTTATATTTATCAGTATCTACTACCTTGCTTCGGCAGTAAATTTTGTCGATGCGACTGTACGGTATCAGATATCCCTCTACCCACTTGCATCAATTATTGCCGCGATAGGTGTTGTGCAGTGGTATAAATGGACTCGCACGCGGTTCCGCGCCGATATTTCTGTAATTGCTATTGTGATTATTGCCTGCTCCTCTGGAAGTCTTCTCTTGATTCGTCCGTATTTTTTTTCCTATGCTTCCTCGTTCTTGCCGCGGCAGTATATCCTCAACATGAAGGATATGGGAAATGGAAGTTATGAGGCATCGCAGTACCTTAATGCATTGCCTGAAGCAGAGAGACTTTCTATTTGGACTGATAAGGTTGCGGTGTGCGAGCACTTCGTTGGTCGCTGTTCCTACAGTATCAAGCAGAAGAATTTGCAGGAGCAACACTTTGATTACTTCGTCCTGTCATTTGGAAGGCGTCAGAAATCGCTCGGTTTTACCAATCTTCGACAGGTGACCGATGCGGATTTTCTGCGAGCGATGACATTTTATGACTCAGACAACTTCGAAGGACAGAGCATCTTTATTGGCGGACGGACAGCGAATTTCGTAAAAATAATTCGAAATAATTCGACTGCTTCGGACTATTTGTAA
- a CDS encoding glycoside hydrolase family 28 protein: protein MKNTKNFLIIIIIFCVFFATSMMFFRYHSQKEKGGDNNNSPQGELLRSHDEDLFPQTLSLAEPVFQDRVCNIVDYGAVGGGKIMNTHAFAAAIADCAKLGGGEVLVPSGVWLTGAIALESNIQLHLDKGAKILFSGNIDEYLPLVRSRFEGVEYYNYSSPLSARNAKNVAITGEGTIDGQAEKSWWTSIDEPIVTTSMSELYRMGQDGVPLENRIFGKDKGLRPAFVEFFECNTVLIDGVTFVNGPMWTIHPLYSDTVSIRNITIRTRDGRNTDGIVVDSSRNVSIEDSHFSTGDDAIAIKSGRDNDGMRVGRPSENILIKNCTVEEAHAALALGSEVSGGVRDIFVDTIHVKDADFGIRMKSSLGRGASVQAIRIRNITIDNARIAAIELDQMTGENVSVGTALTDFGDIHIENIACGWTRKPILINGSPEKPPHDISLTHLSISASGTAFMENVRNVRIENLTLNSSRKGKESGIEIADSEQVVIRQTNLPKEKIICRSGCMY from the coding sequence ATGAAGAATACGAAAAACTTTTTGATTATCATTATCATTTTCTGCGTGTTTTTTGCGACGAGCATGATGTTTTTTCGATACCATTCTCAAAAAGAGAAGGGTGGTGACAATAACAATTCTCCACAAGGAGAATTGTTGAGATCTCATGATGAGGACTTATTTCCACAGACACTCTCTCTCGCTGAGCCAGTATTTCAGGACAGGGTATGCAATATAGTTGACTATGGAGCGGTGGGTGGTGGAAAAATAATGAATACTCACGCCTTCGCTGCTGCAATAGCCGATTGTGCGAAACTCGGTGGCGGCGAAGTCCTTGTGCCATCCGGAGTATGGCTTACAGGAGCAATTGCTTTGGAGAGCAATATACAATTGCACCTCGATAAGGGCGCAAAGATTCTTTTTAGCGGTAATATTGATGAATATCTCCCACTCGTTCGTTCGCGATTTGAAGGAGTTGAATACTACAATTATTCATCGCCTCTTTCGGCGAGAAATGCAAAGAATGTCGCCATAACCGGCGAAGGGACGATTGACGGACAGGCTGAGAAATCTTGGTGGACATCTATTGATGAACCAATTGTCACAACGTCCATGTCGGAACTCTACCGCATGGGACAAGATGGTGTGCCACTTGAGAACCGTATTTTTGGAAAGGACAAGGGTCTTCGTCCGGCATTTGTCGAATTTTTCGAATGCAATACAGTGTTAATTGATGGCGTTACTTTTGTGAACGGTCCCATGTGGACGATTCACCCGCTCTACAGCGACACGGTTTCCATTCGCAATATCACTATTCGGACACGCGACGGACGGAATACAGACGGCATCGTGGTTGACTCCTCACGAAATGTCTCTATTGAAGATTCTCACTTCTCCACCGGTGATGATGCGATAGCTATCAAATCTGGTAGAGACAATGACGGCATGCGTGTCGGGAGACCTTCGGAGAATATTCTCATAAAAAATTGTACCGTTGAAGAGGCGCATGCTGCTCTCGCTCTCGGAAGTGAAGTGTCTGGCGGAGTACGAGACATCTTTGTTGATACGATTCACGTCAAGGACGCAGACTTTGGCATTCGCATGAAATCAAGCTTGGGTCGTGGCGCTTCAGTTCAGGCAATTCGAATTCGAAACATCACCATTGATAATGCAAGGATTGCTGCTATCGAATTGGATCAAATGACGGGAGAAAATGTTTCCGTCGGAACCGCTCTCACGGATTTCGGTGACATTCATATTGAAAATATTGCTTGTGGTTGGACGAGGAAACCAATCTTAATCAATGGTTCTCCGGAGAAACCCCCACATGATATATCGCTGACACACCTCTCAATTTCTGCAAGTGGCACCGCATTCATGGAGAATGTTCGCAATGTACGTATAGAGAATCTTACTCTAAATTCGTCACGCAAGGGAAAGGAATCAGGGATAGAAATCGCTGACAGCGAACAGGTTGTAATACGTCAAACGAATCTCCCAAAAGAAAAAATCATTTGTAGAAGTGGTTGCATGTATTGA
- a CDS encoding glycosyltransferase family 2 protein gives MKTISLIIPAHNEAENIPALCAQVVPVLESLGSGYSYEILFVNDGSTDETLDAMKQASTDNDHIRYLDFSRNFGKEIATTAGLNHATGDACILMDADLQHPIELIPEFVKQWEAGFEVVVGVRNKSRSDSWVKKLGSTVFYAVLNKIVETKIVPNSTDFRLLDRVVVDEFNRLTEVNRMTRGLIDWLGFKRTYVFFDANERLHGTASYNFWKLARLAFNSFVSLSLLPLRLAGYLGICITAISGIAGFYIMIGKYFFHAHFASTFSDAENLAIFIVFLVGILLMSIGLLSLYIENIHREVLGRPLYIVRKNK, from the coding sequence ATGAAAACGATTTCCCTCATCATTCCGGCGCACAATGAAGCAGAGAATATTCCTGCCCTCTGTGCGCAAGTAGTGCCGGTGCTTGAATCGCTCGGAAGTGGCTATTCCTACGAAATTCTTTTCGTAAACGATGGGAGCACTGATGAAACGCTTGATGCCATGAAGCAGGCATCGACTGATAATGATCACATACGCTATCTCGATTTCTCACGAAACTTCGGCAAAGAAATTGCGACAACAGCAGGACTCAATCATGCGACCGGCGATGCGTGCATCCTCATGGATGCCGATTTGCAGCATCCAATCGAACTCATCCCCGAATTCGTCAAGCAATGGGAAGCGGGCTTTGAAGTCGTCGTTGGTGTCCGAAACAAAAGCCGGAGCGACTCGTGGGTCAAGAAGCTCGGTTCCACGGTCTTCTACGCTGTGCTCAACAAAATTGTCGAGACAAAGATCGTGCCAAATTCAACCGATTTCCGATTGCTCGACCGAGTGGTTGTCGACGAATTCAACCGCCTCACCGAGGTCAATCGCATGACGCGCGGACTCATCGATTGGCTTGGTTTCAAACGCACCTATGTTTTCTTTGATGCAAATGAACGCCTCCATGGGACAGCGAGCTACAACTTCTGGAAGCTTGCACGGCTTGCTTTTAATAGTTTCGTTTCACTCAGCCTCCTCCCGCTTCGACTTGCCGGATATCTCGGTATTTGTATCACAGCTATTTCAGGCATTGCCGGATTCTATATTATGATTGGGAAATATTTTTTTCACGCGCATTTTGCCTCAACATTCTCCGATGCAGAGAATCTCGCCATTTTCATCGTCTTTCTCGTCGGCATTCTCCTTATGTCTATTGGGCTTCTCTCGCTCTATATCGAGAACATCCACCGAGAAGTCCTTGGTCGCCCGCTCTATATTGTTCGGAAAAACAAGTGA
- the rplI gene encoding 50S ribosomal protein L9, protein MQTKVVFMQTVEGVAKVGDVRVVPAGYARNFLFPRELAEPGTEQALKRAEMRQAQEAKKENDLLSKVKEESQALREREVRIGVKEKDGVMFGSVTAKDIVKALEKDGVIISEKHIILPKPLKTLGEHELTADFGHGISVPFVVLLKGE, encoded by the coding sequence ATGCAGACAAAGGTAGTGTTTATGCAGACGGTGGAAGGGGTTGCGAAGGTGGGAGATGTCAGAGTTGTTCCGGCAGGGTATGCTCGCAACTTTCTCTTTCCTCGCGAGCTTGCCGAGCCAGGGACAGAACAGGCTCTCAAGCGTGCCGAGATGCGTCAAGCGCAGGAGGCAAAGAAAGAGAATGACTTGCTTTCCAAGGTGAAGGAAGAGTCGCAAGCACTTCGCGAACGAGAGGTTCGTATCGGCGTCAAGGAGAAAGACGGCGTTATGTTTGGCTCGGTCACTGCCAAGGATATCGTCAAGGCGCTCGAGAAGGATGGTGTGATTATCTCAGAGAAACACATTATTCTGCCAAAGCCACTCAAGACACTTGGTGAACATGAGCTCACTGCCGACTTTGGTCATGGCATATCGGTACCATTTGTGGTACTCTTAAAGGGCGAGTAA
- a CDS encoding CTP synthase, which translates to MTKPKKKHTRFIFVVGGVMSGVGKGIASSSIGRILSSRGFNVTALKIDPYINVDAGTMNPTEHGEVFVLQDGYETDQDMGNYERFLGKSLSRENYMTTGSVYQSVINRERNLKYNGACVEVVPHIPLEVIARIKRAAQNDDADIAIIEIGGTIGEYQNILFLEAARMMKINRPEDVLFVLVSYLPVPNKIGEMKTKPTQYAARTLNGAGIQPDIIIARSDHSLDEKRKEKIAVFCNVKKEDVVSAPDVESIYDVPVNFEKDNLSTLLLKKLSLRAKTKDMKQWNSLVSRIHGLQETVKIGIVGKYFKTGDFVLSDVYISVIEAIKHAAYSLRRKPIIEWLDSGTYESDPSSLKELSNYDGILIPGGFGSRGIEGKIAAIEYCREKKIPYFGLCYGMQLAVIEYARNVAGLKGANTVEIDEHAVHPIIDIMPEQKERLRKKEYGATMRLGAYPATLKKDTLARSAYGRKDISERHRHRYEVNPEYIEQLEKAGIVFSGTSPDGTLMEIAELPHEQHPFFLGTQFHPEFQSAPLSPHPLFVEFVKACILKSGK; encoded by the coding sequence ATGACAAAGCCAAAGAAAAAACACACACGTTTTATTTTCGTTGTTGGGGGAGTGATGAGTGGCGTGGGGAAGGGGATAGCGTCGTCATCAATTGGGAGAATACTCTCATCGCGTGGTTTCAATGTGACGGCACTCAAGATCGATCCGTATATAAATGTCGACGCAGGCACCATGAATCCGACGGAACACGGCGAAGTATTCGTGCTCCAAGATGGATATGAAACTGATCAGGATATGGGAAATTACGAGCGGTTTCTTGGGAAGAGTCTCTCGCGAGAGAACTACATGACGACCGGAAGCGTATATCAGTCGGTCATAAATCGCGAGCGAAATCTGAAGTACAACGGAGCATGTGTCGAAGTCGTGCCGCATATTCCGCTTGAAGTGATTGCTCGCATCAAACGTGCCGCTCAGAATGACGACGCGGATATTGCTATCATAGAAATCGGCGGAACTATTGGTGAATACCAAAATATTCTTTTTCTCGAGGCGGCCCGAATGATGAAAATCAATCGACCAGAGGATGTGCTCTTTGTGCTTGTCAGCTATTTGCCAGTTCCCAACAAAATCGGTGAGATGAAAACAAAGCCGACGCAATATGCGGCACGAACATTAAATGGCGCCGGTATTCAGCCAGATATCATCATTGCGCGAAGCGATCATTCGCTCGACGAGAAACGCAAAGAAAAAATTGCCGTCTTCTGCAATGTGAAGAAAGAGGATGTGGTGAGTGCGCCGGATGTGGAAAGCATCTATGACGTTCCGGTCAATTTTGAAAAAGATAATCTCAGCACGCTTCTTCTCAAGAAACTCTCTCTTCGAGCGAAGACGAAGGATATGAAGCAGTGGAACAGTCTTGTCTCACGCATTCACGGACTCCAAGAAACCGTGAAAATTGGTATCGTGGGGAAATACTTCAAGACCGGGGATTTCGTACTCTCCGATGTATATATCAGCGTCATCGAAGCAATCAAACACGCTGCCTATTCGCTTCGTCGGAAGCCGATTATTGAGTGGCTCGACAGTGGCACATATGAAAGCGACCCGAGTTCTCTCAAAGAACTCTCGAACTACGACGGCATTCTGATTCCTGGAGGATTTGGATCGCGAGGTATCGAAGGGAAAATCGCCGCTATTGAGTATTGCCGTGAGAAGAAAATCCCGTATTTCGGACTTTGCTATGGCATGCAGCTTGCTGTGATCGAATATGCCCGCAACGTTGCCGGGCTCAAGGGTGCCAATACCGTAGAAATCGATGAACATGCCGTGCACCCAATCATTGATATCATGCCAGAGCAAAAGGAGCGCCTCCGGAAGAAAGAGTACGGCGCAACTATGCGACTGGGCGCCTATCCGGCAACGCTCAAGAAGGACACGCTTGCTCGGAGTGCCTATGGAAGAAAGGATATATCCGAACGTCATCGTCATCGATATGAGGTAAATCCCGAATACATCGAGCAATTGGAGAAGGCGGGCATCGTATTCTCCGGCACGTCGCCAGACGGCACGCTCATGGAAATCGCCGAGCTTCCACACGAGCAACACCCATTCTTTCTCGGTACACAATTTCACCCCGAGTTCCAATCTGCACCACTTAGCCCGCACCCGCTTTTCGTCGAATTTGTGAAAGCGTGTATACTAAAATCAGGGAAGTAA
- the rpmA gene encoding 50S ribosomal protein L27, protein MAHRKAGGSTELGRDSISKRLGVKRFGGQVVHPGEIIIRQRGTKFHPGKNVKQGGDDTLFSLSDGRVSFQHKKMLAFTGKLAKRIFVHVDPIA, encoded by the coding sequence ATGGCACATCGTAAAGCGGGCGGCTCCACAGAACTTGGGCGCGATTCTATCTCAAAACGCCTTGGTGTAAAGCGTTTTGGCGGTCAGGTCGTACATCCCGGCGAAATCATCATTCGCCAGCGTGGTACCAAATTTCACCCCGGCAAGAACGTGAAGCAGGGTGGCGATGATACCCTTTTCTCCCTTTCTGACGGCAGAGTTTCCTTTCAGCACAAGAAAATGCTTGCCTTTACTGGCAAACTCGCCAAGCGCATCTTCGTCCACGTTGACCCGATTGCGTAG